aataatttatgaaaacaaagCTCTTCGTAATTTTCAAACACATGTGTAAAAGGTCCACCATGACTTAACAACTTACTTTTTTTCGTAAATTCACTTGAAACctgaagaaatttaaaagaaacgTATAAATATTTCCCGTCAATCAAAGAGAAAGAGGGCCAACTAACTTACTGATGCCCTTACAGACCTTTATTAGACCCTTCGGTCTTCACAAGACTCATTGGAAACCACCCTTTGTAACTCTAGGCACCATAGTATGAACCATCACCAACCATCAAACTATCTCTTTGTATGAACGAAGATCATAATCAACATGGTTCTTGGCAAGAGGTTTTAGATTGGTCCATCCAGAAGGCCAAGGGCAAATCTCTAAGCTCAACGTCTATAGactaattattgatataactaGATACAAATTGTCTTTTTTAGAATATATTTAGACCAATTAAACACCTTAATGATTGTTAACAGAGGATTGAAACTTGACTAAACTGTAATTTTGTGACCTAAAGGTGGGTTTGTAACcattatagcactcagatttaatgtgctctttcttcttgcagaagttacaaatTTTACCTCTTTTTGAAGAATTCGATCTACCTTTATATTTACTGCGAGTATTttgttcctgtgtccttccacgatcatcatcagcatttcAATCTTGTCTCCCATGAACAATAAGACCCTCTCTCTGAGAGTCGATTTTAACCATAAGATGGTTCATCTTACCATatgaggttaaagaatcataaacctcatcaactgttagagactcgcggctatataaaatcgtatctctaaaggttaaataagacgggggcaacgaacaaagtagaatcaaccctagatcttccttatcatactgaacctccatggcctccaagtttgagagaatttctttgaacactgttaagtgttcatGCATAGATGCatcttcctccaaacgatgagcataaagacactgcttcatatgcagcttggtagttagagttttcgacatacatatttgttccaacctcttccataatccagcaACGGTCTTCTCCTTTATCACATCCtacaaaatttcgttagacaaatgcagatgtaactgtgttaacgcctttcgatccttgtACTTTACCCAGGAGCAACTCTAATCGTGATCTCCAACCAACACCTAAGGTTGAATTTTAGCTTGTTGACGTTATCGGCCTATGGTGCTAGTTAGTTGGGTTGTAAACCCATTGTTTTGGGCTTGGTGCCCATCAAGTGAGTGCcatatttttcttgtttccatttttttttacatttagaTGTGCCTATGGGTTAGGTTGGACTAGACTCGACAAAAAATTTAAGCCCGTTTTCTAGGTTTAGATTATGCCCAACCTGAAAAAAGGGTCTAAAATTTTTCCCAAACCCGGCTtggataaaaatactaaaatctGAGCTCGCCTTAGTCCgtccgtattaattttttatataatttttaaaaaatatataatacattaaaagtattaaaaactttaaaataaatatttctcaacaaattgaaaataaatttaaaaaatatgtatacttaaataaaactaagataaaggtaatttaataagaaaatgtgaaaaataatatcaaattaacaaaaaaacaagagttatacaatatctaaataataataacaaaatagcaGCAATATAATTGTGAAATGGTagtaaaatagtgaaaaaatcaataagaaaatagcaataaaataataaagatagtaaaaaaaaatagatttttttttgttttcatattcGAGCCGGTCCGGGCCTTGGGCTAAAAAAAGCCATACTTGAGGCCcaacccgttttctaaatgggtcttatttttttgtcaaatcctattttttgggcctatatttttacacaaaccctcccacttttcgaTCAGGTCGAGTGGCCCAGCCAATGAACAAgtctatttacattttataattttctattattctaagtggtatTGAAAGTAGATCAATTCTAATATTGAAAATGGTCAGCTGAGGAGAGTGGATGGGTTAAACTTAATATAGATGGTGCAGTTTCGCTTAGCTCTTATTTGGCTACGATTGGGGGAGCCATCAGAGATGCTAATAGTAATTGGTTATGATATTATTCGATGACATTAGGCAAAGGTGAAGTACTCAGGATTGAAGCAAGGTTTATGTTAGAAGCACTTCGACTAGCTTGGGACAAAGGTTATCGATAGGTTGAGCTTGAGTATGATAATGCTCTGTTAGTGGAACAAATTTTAGTCGGAACAAATTTTAGCCGGTAAATCTATTGATAGTCATATTATGAAATTACAAACCATTCATAAGCTGATACAAAGGCACTGAAAAGTACGTATCTATTATATTTCCAGAGTTCACAATGAAGTTGCAAATTTTATAACTAAGCATGgaattataaaattcacaagTATCGAGGTGTTTCTTGAGCCTCCTCAACTTATGCAGGGCTTAGTTCAAAAAGATATTATAAGTcgttaattttattcttattattgtAATAGTATAAtgctgttttattttataaaaaaaaagaaaaaaaagtaacgAGACAGCCATCATCATCGCTGCGGTTGGATCAGGTGCCAAGCTGTCCGTAATGCTTGTACTCTACGACTGATTCttaatatcatttattattgatttatttatttatattgtaaaagaaaaatgaaaatttagtaaaCGTCGATGCGTATTTCACGAGGTTATTTagatcttaaaattttaatttaaagctctctcacacacacacacacgcaCACACAGACACATCCTTCAGGCTCCACACTCTATACACTTAGCACCCTTGTTTTTGTCATTGTTCTTCGTTACTGTTGTTTCCAATGGAGAAACTCGATCATATCAAATCTCACCTTGCTACACTTTCTCAAATCGGGTACGTTTCAATCGTTGCTTttcttgaataaatttgaattaacgGTGATAACAATAATGATTATAATGCCGAtctttgatgattttttttcagtgaaaatgagaaaaacgGATTCATCAACCTCGTCTCTCGCTATCTCAGGTAATGTCCATTTCAGTGCGaaccgtttttttttttttgcattgatCTTTGCTAGATTTCAAATTCTGATGTTTCAATAAATGgcgattaaaattttgaaaattaagtggAGAAGCACAACACATTGAATGGAGTAAGATCCAAACACCAACTGATGAAGTGGTTGTGCCTTATGATACCTTGGCTCCGCTTTCCGACggtaattatctaattttttaatcaattcaaacaaaaaCGAATATGGAGATTGCCTTTTGTTTGATCTATGAATAAATCTATATGTAGATCCTGCTGAAACTAAGAAGCTATTggacaaacttgttgttttaaagcTTAATGGAGGCCTGGGGACAACTATGGGATGTACTGGTCCTAAGTATGCTCTTTTGTTCCTAATTGTTCGCTACTACTGTTTGTGTTTTGCATTACTTAGTAACAAAATCATCTAATTGTTCCTtcgtttgattttatttgaaaacagATCTGTCATTGAAGTTCGCAATGGCTTCACATTTCTTGACCTAATTGTTCAGCAGATTGAGGTCATAAATATGTCTTCCCTCATAAGTTGTTCTCTTTCTGCTTTATGTAATGAGATGCGGCTCAGCTAACTGttgtctttttctttgtttttgctCAGAATCTTAATAAGAAATATGGATGTAACGTTCCATTGGTTCTGATGAACTCATTTAACACCCATGATGACACATTGAAGGTTTCTTTCTGCATTTATATGACCATTTTGTTTTACTTCAAccgatttttgttttcattagaGATTCGatctaattttcatataattcttGTACAATGCAGATTGTTGACAagtatgccaattcaaacattCAAATTCATACTTTTAATCAGGTTGAGATATTGAATTTAAGCTTCTCAAGATTCAATTTAGACTTGACAGCTTAAAATAGAGATCCATTTCTAGTATTCAAATTTCTCTGATTTTCCCCTCATTTCTTGGATTTGGATAGAGCCAATATCCTCGTCTGGTGGCTGAAGATTTTACTCCATTTCCTTGCAAAGGCCAGCCTGGCAAGGATGGATGGTAAGCTTTTGCCTCCTAACTTGTACGAACACTAGATTTGAAGTGGTTTTAACAAGGGATGGATGTATCATATGATTAAATCATTTAGTTTTAAATCAAGAAAGTAGGGAAAATTCATGTGGCATTAATATTTAGAGTTTCAGAAGTTTCTGAGAGCATTCATCTGAGCCACAGCCCATTCCTAAGGAAAGTATTAATTGTGCATGTTGCTTTCAAAAGTGTGCTATAAGTTTATGCATACAATTTTTTTGTTAGATGATGTATGTTACTCTTTTAAAGATAAGGTATTTATAAGACGGGGTCAGAGTTTTTGAAAATGAAGTATAAGGTTTTCACTGGATTCTGCATGCTGTAATGGTGGATGAAGTTTATTGAACTGCTTCTTCTCAAAGTTGTCTCTACAGTTTCTATGATGTTCTATCTTTGCAATCACTTGGATGATTcataatgaataaattttcatattccaGTTCTTTAGTTATCTTCACTTCTTGCAGTGATTAGGTTTGAGAATGGTTGGAgccttttcttcctttttgaaTTGCTTATTTGATGGTATTCTCTTTACTAGAGTATTTCTTTTCTGGATAAAAGGTATCCTCCTGGTCATGGTGATGTGTTCCCAGCTCTAATGAACAGTGGCAAGCTTTCTACTTTCTTATCACAGGTTGTGGCTACAACGCAATGTGATTTTTTCCCAAACATTTGATGCATAAAGTTGTAAATTCTTTCTGATAATATATTTGTGTTTCATTGTTCCTTACAGGACAAGGAGTATGCATTTATTGCCAACTCAGACAACTTGGGTGCTATTGTTGACTTGAGTATCCTTATTCTGGTTTCTAATGAATTCAGCTTTTTAGTTGTTACTCATGCACACACTCTAACACAGGAATCTCAAGTTCTTTTCTGGCAGCTTTAGTCCTTGACAGGTGCTCTAGAAATCTTGAACCATTTGGTCAAAAACAAGAATGAATACTGTATGGAGGTACAGGAAAAGAACTATAATCTGTGTTATTTGGTTTCCATAGCTTTGTGATCATTGCTATATTACTTTTGTTTGTGTAGGTTACACCCAAAACCTTAGCTGATGTGAAGGGTGGTACTCTTATTTCTTATGAAGGAAAAGTTCAGGTTTGAAATGGGCTCTTATTTGCTTTTAGAATTTGTCTTTCAATCCTCCCTCCTTTTGTAAATAGAAGTATATCTGAGGTTTTAAAAATAAgctttttatttggttttaaacACCATAGATAGGATTGTGGAgcataattattgttttataagCGCCTTAGATAGGATTTTGGAGTACAATTactgttttatatttttgtgataATGGCTTGGTAAACCAAATGCATAAACGACCTCTCACTGTCTctctaaattttgttaattgattTTCCTATTGGAGAATATAGTCCATATCTTTAGACAAATGAAAAACCTGGAGTTATTTCTGCAGAAAAGAACTTATTGCAGTTAAATCAGAAAAATCTAAAGCTTAAGCTTTTGTCTATAGCTGATTGTTTcagtttattttttagtttttttggaTCATGATAGTAATGTTTTTTAATGCTTGATGGTGAATCACCAGCCGAGCAAGAAACAAGTGTTTCCTAATACTATATAACTAACTTTTCCTGCACATTTGAAAGGAagagaaaagaatgaaattaGATGCTAACTGATACcttcttatttatttgtgtGGTTCAGCTCCTTGAAATTGCACAAGTCCCTGATGCACATGTAAgttattcattttccatctttctttgcCTGTTTGttggttttttatttgttcttccACCTCAATTTGCTTTTGACTTTCCTTTATTAACTTAATGGAGATACTGTGGTTTTGATATTAGAATTTGACCATAGTTCAGAAGGCAAGTTGACTGCTAGGTGGTCCTTGGGTTGGCACCTATGATAAGCTACATCTAAATATAGGGTGGAAGTTATTACATTACCAATCATCAGTAGATTTATAGTGGATGTTATTACTACTACATTATCAATCATCAGTAGATTTTGTAAGGAAGTTGAAGTTCTATGGGTTGGTTGGCAGAATTAGTTTTTGCTGAAGTTTAGGGTTAACCTGGTTGCAAAGATAGTTATGCTCATTGAgacttatgatttttataagtAGTATGGTATAGGTTAAGATTGAATGAAGAAATCAATGTTTAGGATTTCCACTTTACTGTAACTATGAATAATAACTTGAGTAGTGAGGTAGAGTTCGCTGCCCCGCAACAgacaagttttattttctgTTGTGTTGTTGGTCCTCTAAAGCCTTTACCTTCTAAACCAACTACCGAAGCCTTCTTAGCTTTTCTCATCCAGTTAAACCTTAAATGACAAGTTGCTGCTGCTGATATTACTAGATTATTCTTAATTTGATGCAACCCTTTTCTTGTCCCGATGCCAATTGGCCCTAAAGATCATATTTCTGCAAGGACTTGAGTTTCATGACTAAACCACTCCAGAACTGTAAATGTAGGCTTAATGACATAAAACAACCAAGAATAATTCCAAATTTCAAGAGAGTcaaaaattgaggaaaatagaaagtttaaaaattatgtgCAAGCTTGCTTTGGGCGGCCAACCTGATTTTGTCATTCAGACACAACATGGTAGTGACAAATGCACAAGATCTGGTGATTTGTGTGAACCACCAGTGCTTGATGATGGTTTCTGTTATCACTGGTTGTGGTGCTACTGATTGATGTATGATAATGTAGGGTCATAGGCAAAATATAGGTGATGTTGTTTGTCAGGattagaagaaaaagagaggtaGAGACATAAAAGGAGGGAGAGGGAAAGAAAACTTAACTGGTAATTACAAAAGAACTATGTTAACTTACTTATGGAACCTTGGACTGGCTACTTGAAGATgagatttgttgttgttgtcccTGCTGGTGGTGGTAGATCTTTGATGATAAAAGTCGACGGAAGATACCTTGTTAGGGAAGAAGAAAATGGATAGGAGAAATGATGGAATCTTCTTTTGCTACAAAATTTAACAGggtttgttgttattgtttggatggTGGTACTGATAggttttttttatggaaaagtATACCCTAGTAGAGTAAGAAGTAAATGAATGAGGGAGGGAGGGAGGGGAGGACATTGTTACTAGAAACAAGGTACATCTCTGGTTGTGGTACATGTTTCAGGAATAATGATGCTTACGGCTTAATTCATGGTTTGAGTGTTGTCATCTTGATTGTTTGGTAGGTCATTGAATGCTGTATATAATTATTAGGGTCATGTTTACTttgagaatatatatacatgttttttttacaaacaagtatattttattctaaattttagtAGTATTCTTTACCTCTTTGTTCCCCTAATGATATGCCAACCAACTTCTATTCTCCAAATATCAGTTTGCATTTTACTGGCTTTACAGTTAGATTTTCTTCTATCATTTAGAGTTGACCTATAAATACCTCCATCAATTCACTTTCTGGTAGATTGGATTATGATAAATTGAGTCTGTtgatcattatatttttaaccttAGATGTCAATATTTGAGATTTTGGGAGTTTCTCCTGAGCTTTCAGAAAATTTTTATCGAGATTTTTTAGATTCTTTCTCAAgtattttcatttgaaaatcgTTCGTTCTGCACCACTGTCATACACTGAAACACTGACAAAGATAATCATTTGTCAGGTTTATGGCTGATGTGATTCTCTTTGTTACAGGTCAATGAATTCAAGTCTAtagagaaatttaaaattttcaatacaaaCAATTTGTAAGTTACCCTCCCTTAAAGTATTGTAACTGCTTATAGGTTAGGCACTAATGATATATTTACAGGTGGCTGAACCTAAATGCAGTAAAGAGGCTTGTGGAAGCTGATGCACTCAAGATGGAGATAATTCCAAACCCAAAGGtttgtatcttttttttttctttactacGTTGCCTCTGGTAGAATTCTGATatccaaatgataaaattggCTGCAGGAGGTCGAGGGAACCAAAGTTCTTCAACTGGAAACTGCAGCTGGTGCAGCAATTAGGGTATAAATTGTACTGTTTAAGGTTATGATGTATTAAAGTGTTAAAAAAATGGTCTAACTGTGTTATTTCCTTGTGTGTACAAGTTCTTTGATCATGCTATTGGTATCAACGTACCTCGATCACGATTCCTTCCGGTGAAGGCAACTTCAGATTTGCTTCTTGTCCAggttattttcttcttcctctaaCATTGCACCCTGGATAATAATTAGAAGTTTCCGTAACACgttctcatattttctttttcagtctGATCTTTACACCTTAGTTGATGGCTTTGTTAGCCGGAATAGTGCTAGAGAAAATCCTGAAAACCCATCCATTGAATTGGGGCCTGAATTCAAGAAGGTTAGTACTTATCATGTTGATATTGCACTTTTATATGGATGATATTTCCATAAtgacctatatatatatatattaattttcttaacAGGTTAGCAACTTCTTAAGTCGGTTCAAGACAATCCCAAGCATCATTAATCTTGATAGCCTTACCGTGACTGGTGATGTTTGGTTTGGTGCTGGTATTGTTCTCAAGGTATATTACACCCTCCAATTGTTGTATAGCTACTCGCATGTCTTAGAGTTTTGCCTTCCATATGAGCTATTTACGAAGCATTAAACTGGCTCTTTTGGTGAGATTGAATATTGTCCTGATTGTTGCAGTGTTCGGAATTCAGCTTAGTAGAATTTCCCTCTATTATGATccttttgatgaaaatatagTCCAAATATCAGTTTGATCCTAAATATGGTGTGAATGGTTATAAATTATTGATCTATTGCCATGGTTCGCCAATTTTGTCGCTGATGTTTGCTATGAGGAAATCTGGACCatcgttttaaatttttaatcaactGTTTTGATACTTGGTCTGCTAGAAAATCCAGATACCGGATGACTTAAACTTGTTTGATCATTCAGAGTACGATTGTATGCTAATTTTGCTGTTACCATGCTTCTAGTTTCTCCTCTTCTTGACACTTAAATTTTCTGCGGAATTATTATCTTTTCTTACAGGGAAAAGTGAAAATTGCTGCAAAACCAGGAGAAAAGTTGGAGATTCCGGACGGAATTGTAATCGAAAACAAGGTGAAAACATTGGGATGACAAATGAACCACACTCTCTTTCTTACAGCCATTACTGGGattggttttgtgttttgctAATTGGTTGTACTGTTTTTATTGTGGGCAGGAAATCAATGGCCCCGGAGACTTATCCAGCTAAAGGTTCAATGGTTAAGATTTGACATATCTGATTTTTGGTCCATTTTTAGATCGGAAAATAAAAGCATGTTACGTTGTAGGATCTGCTTTGTGGTCTTGCGGAAGTCAAACTTGAGTCAttgagtatatttatatataaaaaaatttgatattattgaaaaacattaattttgatattgtgTACTTTCTGAATTAGTAAATAATTTCTCCGTTGTTCTAATGATGCCGAAGAAGCGTGGGTTGAGTTTGAGACTTGAGAGTTGTTAAaggatataattttatattatattaattaatatgttcTATTTCATGTGATtactattaattgttttaataatttaaaatctataatgatGACAtaaatttagttcatatttaagtaataattaaaaaatgaatgtaTTGAATTtgctgtaaaaaaaaaaatgagataaaaaagATGTTCAAGTGTTTGGCATTAAAAAGAATTGAACAACTTCTATCCTTGTTCATGgactgtaaatattttatagtgACAATGAAATACATTATACCCATTCTCACATGACCGGAAAAATATTTCACGTGTCTACAATACATAGGtcattcaaatcaaatgtaGCGTAAATGAGCCGCCTCCAAAATTTTTTCCTCTATACTGTCACACTGCCTTCACTCTTATTTATTTCCCCCCTTCTTTTTTCTGTTCCTTACGCATTTCACTTCTCCCCAGTCCCCACCATCTTGTTGGTCTCCTTCACCTTGACTGCACCGTATTCTCACAGTGTCACCAGCTCTATCCCTCTCCCCTCTTCCCCTCCATAGCTCAACTACTGATTGGGTAAGTAACTCTCttcttttcccttgttttttttttattataaaatttttgggtttattatttccttttcttaatttctattaatttgattatcACGGTATTGCACATGAAAATTCTGCTTCAAATATTTCTagctgaaaatttttattaacttttgaCCTAAACATCTATTTTTGTGGCAGTAGTTTCAgatattttgaatcttttaaaaggaaaaaacgGGAACCCAGTATGTGTTCATGGACTGCAGCTGAATCAGACATGGTAGTGAAGAACCGGTTGGTAGGGTTCCTACTATGGCAATCGATCCTAAGTAGCTTGATTTTCTTGGCCTTCACTATAACGATCGTCTCCTGGCGCTCCGCCACTGCAATCTTCGTCTCCTTTTTCAGCTTTCATCTGTCCCAGCTGTTGTTCTCTGTGTCCCTCTCTACCGTCTTATCTCCCCAACCTAAATTTAGACGTATTTTGCCGGTGTTGCTGACGGCCGCCGCTGTTTCGGGTTCTCTCTCAGCTGTGTCTTTTTGTGGGTTCAATGGAAGAGTGGGGTTTAAGGGTTTTGCTTCCGGGTTATTCTACGcttctttttatgtttataagCGGCGATGGGTATTGCAGTTCCCCATCATTCAGgtgaatttataatatttttaagtctTTCTTGTTCTGAAATATGTCTTTTTTCAATCTGTTTTATGACTTGGGTTTTGTTTGCTTGTTGTCTACAGCGTCCCCTTTTCTTTAGCTTCAAGATGGGGATCCCTTCCGCCATTATTAGAGCACTGAAGCTTTCTGCTGCAGCTTATCTATTTTCAGTTCTGCTGTTGGTATTTCTGCCACACCATTTTAGCACTGATCTCAAGCTCGGGAACTTTTTTACTCAACACATAATCTCCTATGCTGCCTGCTTTTCTATGTTTCTCTGTTGGGAGTTAACTCACCATTTGCATCAGGTTGGTTTTAACTTCgaaacacataaaataattgCCATTTCTAACATGTTGTGTGATTAAAGTTTAAACTACTGTAATTTCTAACACTAATAGGTAAGTAAATCACCTTTCCAATTCCTAGGCATATTCTCTGTGACCTCTAGGGCTTTTTTGTGGATGAAGAACTCGTGGTATTAGCTGCCAGATTCTAAGGAGGATTAAATCTATAAATCAATTCTATTTATGCACTGCTGATAGATGCatgtttttatcaaattgagtcAGTTCACTAAACATATGTACTCATAATTGTTGCATAAGAAACACCACCGTTCTTGCATCTTCTTTCATGTCTTCTGAAGCGGCAAATTCCTTTATGTATGTTTTATATTCTCAACTTTCAATTTCTGGTATGGTAAACTACTAGCTTTATTGATCATGAACTATTTGTAGTTTATCAAATGCCTTGGCTGCTATGGCTTTTTGGCATGGTGCTTGTTGCTATTGTTACTTGGACTTGTATGAGTGTCGGATACAGGTATGGTTGGATTTTTCTGAGTTCTTTTATGTATTTGGAAGATTCTTAGAGGTCATATTCCCATATCCATGTATTAGACACAAGTTTTGGACACAGGTACTTCAATCAAATAAGAGTCCGAGCAATATAGGTTTCTTGTCTTGCTCAAAAGGCTAAACTAATATCTTCTTCTTGGTTACTATTTCACTTCCTTTTGCATGCTTCCACAGTACATAGAGAACATGCTTGTTCAGATTCACTGACATTCTTTACCATACATATGTCATTGCACTTATATTCATGCTTTGATATAGGTGCTACATACTAAAAGGTTCATATTTGCACCACCAAAAGGATCAGCTGCAGCAGAAACAAATCCAAGTGAGCCTCTCCTAGCTACATTAGAGGAGTGCTCTCCAGCTTCTCTTCTGAAATATCTTGCATACCTTGATCTATGTATGGTTTGTGAGAATAATGTTGACTACTGGCGTCGAGCTGCCTTCTTTGAAGAAACTGGTGAGACTTACAAAAGAGTTGCAGCTGTATGTTTGAGACCTTTGGAGCAGCTTGCATCAAAGTTGGTCCAAGGTTTTGAAGGTTCTTCAGATGATAAAATCTTCTCAATATCTGATCAGTTGCAGTCACCAACTAACCCCCGACAGAATTCAAAATGCCACGAGCTAGTGAATGACTTCCAGGTATGACAACATTTTCTAGAGGTGTGTATGCACCCATCCCTTATTGCGTATTCATCATGCAGAACCATTACACCACAATGATAAGAGTCTAAATTAATCAGGAGAATTTTTTAGCATCATAGCTCCATTTATGAAAACAGGGAAAAGCACTCATGTCTGTAACATTTTCTGTAAGTTGTAAGTTTAGAACAACAAGCTACCCTCAACAGTTCAGCATGAACTTATTTATATGAGGTGAAACAAGCCCAAATTTAAGGAGTATAAAGCGAaactaataaaagaaaaagttcagaTAGAAACAAGCCCAAATTTCAGGGTATTTTTCTGAATCTATCTAAAATAAGCATGCCTTAATCTTATGGTTGGGTGGTCTTACATCAAATTTGTTTgtctaatttttattatatgtaaGGTGGACTTTTTGTTATCATTAGTTCTAGTTTGGTTCACATTTTAGACAAATAAATGGTAACTTTTTGGTAATAATTGCAAGAAGGCATTTAAGTAATTGCCGGTATTTCTGCTCATCCTGGGAGCTTTATGTGGCATATATTACAAGTAGGAAACCGTATCTGTGTTTGCTCTAGATAGGATATCTGGTTCATAATCTGATTAGTATGTAGGAAGGATATCTGGTAATGTTAGAAAAACATGCTCTAGTGCTGTAGGATGGTGATgaaatagaataattttttttttgctattattataaagctttaaaatcaaaatattaatttaagaaattgaaaatttcccTACTTTATGACAATAAtcaatatttgtgttttttataatttaaaattgagattgggattaaatcatttaaaatattaaaatgggtAATTAACAGTTAAGAGTGGtggatatttatagtaatatttttaattgttagtGAAAGGATTAACAATCTTTATCCCCCTACACCTCCATCCCTGGTTCTCTGGCACCAATGCTAACTGGGAGGGATTTCTCTGCCGATCTGTCGCTAAAGATACTTTTGCATGttgtaaattactaaaattt
The Gossypium raimondii isolate GPD5lz chromosome 8, ASM2569854v1, whole genome shotgun sequence DNA segment above includes these coding regions:
- the LOC105790402 gene encoding UTP--glucose-1-phosphate uridylyltransferase — protein: MEKLDHIKSHLATLSQIGENEKNGFINLVSRYLSGEAQHIEWSKIQTPTDEVVVPYDTLAPLSDDPAETKKLLDKLVVLKLNGGLGTTMGCTGPKSVIEVRNGFTFLDLIVQQIENLNKKYGCNVPLVLMNSFNTHDDTLKIVDKYANSNIQIHTFNQSQYPRLVAEDFTPFPCKGQPGKDGWYPPGHGDVFPALMNSGKLSTFLSQDKEYAFIANSDNLGAIVDLKILNHLVKNKNEYCMEVTPKTLADVKGGTLISYEGKVQLLEIAQVPDAHVNEFKSIEKFKIFNTNNLWLNLNAVKRLVEADALKMEIIPNPKEVEGTKVLQLETAAGAAIRFFDHAIGINVPRSRFLPVKATSDLLLVQSDLYTLVDGFVSRNSARENPENPSIELGPEFKKVSNFLSRFKTIPSIINLDSLTVTGDVWFGAGIVLKGKVKIAAKPGEKLEIPDGIVIENKEINGPGDLSS
- the LOC105790400 gene encoding uncharacterized protein LOC105790400 codes for the protein MCSWTAAESDMVVKNRLVGFLLWQSILSSLIFLAFTITIVSWRSATAIFVSFFSFHLSQLLFSVSLSTVLSPQPKFRRILPVLLTAAAVSGSLSAVSFCGFNGRVGFKGFASGLFYASFYVYKRRWVLQFPIIQRPLFFSFKMGIPSAIIRALKLSAAAYLFSVLLLVFLPHHFSTDLKLGNFFTQHIISYAACFSMFLCWELTHHLHQVLHTKRFIFAPPKGSAAAETNPSEPLLATLEECSPASLLKYLAYLDLCMVCENNVDYWRRAAFFEETGETYKRVAAVCLRPLEQLASKLVQGFEGSSDDKIFSISDQLQSPTNPRQNSKCHELVNDFQVYTWSARALASLTSRSRKEDRFGVAQLSGSNAAAISTLIACLLAVETLMGKKISLQPSHQLMGAFSTKSATFSTGRRDVRTGKRRDDPLYSKAYAMADVLRTSIYGIVSAFHHEMLNSAKAGLLEKDWITSSKPPFGTRELLLQKLHLFLDFQAS